From the genome of Bifidobacterium asteroides, one region includes:
- a CDS encoding pseudouridine synthase → MPHPYTQAIRAREQGEEGIRLQKVLAQAGFGSRRKCEQIITQGRVEVDGELVTALGSRVDPSHQRIRVDGSRIHLNDKHVTLALNKPRKVLSTMDDPKGRFTLRDIIGDRYERVFHMGRLDYDSEGLILMTDDGELAQHVMHPRYEVEKTYIATLSGHIGGNVCRRLVSQGVELDDGLIRLDHCAIIDHNREHTIVKVVLHSGKNRIVRRIFGAIGYPVTRLVRTQIGPIRLGEIRPGSYRVLSAAEIKALDKEVGL, encoded by the coding sequence ATGCCACATCCATACACACAGGCGATCAGAGCGCGCGAACAGGGGGAGGAGGGTATCCGCCTCCAGAAGGTGCTGGCCCAGGCCGGATTCGGCTCTCGTCGCAAATGCGAACAGATCATCACCCAGGGCAGGGTCGAGGTCGACGGTGAGCTGGTCACCGCCTTGGGCAGCCGGGTGGACCCTTCCCATCAGCGAATTCGCGTGGATGGATCCCGCATCCACCTGAACGACAAGCACGTCACGCTGGCGCTGAACAAGCCCCGCAAGGTCCTTTCGACCATGGACGATCCCAAGGGCCGGTTCACCCTGCGCGACATCATCGGGGACCGCTACGAGCGCGTCTTCCACATGGGTAGGCTGGACTATGACTCCGAAGGCCTCATTCTCATGACCGACGACGGGGAGCTGGCCCAGCATGTCATGCATCCGCGTTACGAGGTGGAGAAGACCTATATAGCTACGCTCAGCGGCCACATTGGCGGCAATGTTTGCCGAAGGCTGGTCAGCCAAGGGGTGGAGCTGGACGACGGGTTGATCCGCCTGGACCATTGCGCCATCATCGACCACAACCGCGAGCACACCATCGTCAAGGTGGTCCTGCATTCGGGCAAGAACCGGATAGTGCGGCGCATTTTCGGAGCCATCGGTTACCCGGTGACCCGGCTGGTGCGCACCCAGATCGGCCCCATCCGACTGGGCGAGATTCGGCCGGGCTCCTACAGGGTGCTCTCGGCGGCTGAGATCAAGGCCCTGGATAAGGAGGTCGGACTGTGA
- a CDS encoding MIP/aquaporin family protein, whose translation MTMEASAEPVLEQADGKVAAKPVRRRIRPRDVRWIRAAAELAGTFLICAVIYLSYSFGQLVMGQPSVALPVLGTALTYLVVTAMLGGVSGGHFNPAVTVAAMFTSQISMVDGLIYIVAQVIGAIGAGAVAIALIPVSKSVPDRTWLMFSVNGFSGGSPAAATLSQQHIAFGAPMAIVTELIGCIIVVAAAITTLRSDGRARRNHALYTGLAYGVGALVTYPITCSGLNPARSTGIAIFAQSKHMSVSPISQLWLFWICPLLAASLVALVIIMTSIITDNMAMRAIGAATDAQPEAQAQVDAFAPGVQIQAGEDMQASAPVQNPAAAGTATPAGAKAQTVDVSALSDVDADEDAVAPVEAGTIPDLQVKPLHTASEKEDGDEEPTDKPAEE comes from the coding sequence ATGACTATGGAAGCAAGTGCTGAGCCGGTCCTCGAACAGGCGGACGGGAAGGTTGCTGCAAAGCCGGTCCGCAGGCGGATCAGGCCCCGTGATGTTCGCTGGATTCGTGCGGCCGCCGAGCTGGCGGGCACCTTCCTGATCTGCGCGGTCATCTACTTGTCATACAGCTTCGGCCAGTTAGTCATGGGCCAGCCCAGCGTGGCGCTGCCGGTTCTGGGAACCGCCCTGACCTACCTGGTTGTGACGGCCATGCTGGGAGGCGTCTCCGGTGGGCACTTCAACCCCGCCGTGACCGTGGCTGCCATGTTCACCTCGCAGATCAGCATGGTGGACGGGCTGATTTACATCGTCGCCCAGGTGATCGGTGCCATTGGCGCCGGTGCGGTCGCTATCGCCCTTATTCCTGTCAGCAAGTCCGTGCCTGACAGGACCTGGCTCATGTTCTCGGTCAACGGCTTTTCCGGCGGTTCGCCCGCTGCAGCCACCCTGAGCCAGCAGCACATCGCATTCGGGGCGCCCATGGCCATCGTGACTGAGCTCATTGGCTGCATAATCGTGGTGGCTGCAGCCATCACCACCCTGCGCTCTGACGGACGCGCCCGTCGCAACCATGCTCTCTATACCGGGCTGGCCTATGGTGTCGGCGCACTGGTCACCTACCCCATCACCTGCTCGGGACTGAACCCCGCTCGTTCCACCGGCATCGCCATCTTCGCGCAGTCCAAGCACATGTCTGTCAGCCCGATCTCACAGCTCTGGCTCTTCTGGATCTGCCCGCTGCTGGCTGCCTCTCTGGTCGCCCTGGTCATTATCATGACCAGCATCATCACCGACAACATGGCTATGCGTGCCATTGGTGCCGCCACTGACGCTCAGCCGGAAGCGCAGGCACAAGTAGATGCTTTTGCTCCCGGTGTCCAGATTCAGGCAGGCGAGGATATGCAGGCCTCCGCTCCGGTTCAAAACCCCGCTGCTGCCGGCACAGCCACCCCTGCAGGCGCCAAAGCCCAGACTGTCGATGTATCGGCGCTATCCGATGTTGATGCTGACGAGGATGCCGTTGCCCCTGTCGAAGCAGGAACCATTCCCGATCTGCAAGTCAAACCCCTTCACACTGCTTCCGAAAAAGAAGACGGTGACGAGGAGCCCACAGACAAACCCGCTGAAGAATGA
- a CDS encoding DUF3017 domain-containing protein, with protein sequence MADTDNAENPDLAPSQPPKTSGRGHPFVSEAQEGRPVCEGIIFLVVLVAALVAFYGYTWAATGLVSIAALVCGALRLILKDRSPWKVRSVPFDAFISFGLGIGLLVTYFSIQLLL encoded by the coding sequence ATGGCAGACACAGATAATGCCGAAAACCCGGACCTCGCGCCCTCACAGCCGCCCAAGACATCCGGTAGAGGCCATCCATTCGTCTCAGAGGCTCAAGAGGGCCGTCCTGTCTGCGAGGGCATCATCTTTCTGGTCGTGTTGGTCGCCGCGCTCGTTGCTTTCTACGGGTACACCTGGGCCGCGACTGGACTGGTGTCCATCGCGGCTCTGGTTTGCGGCGCCCTGCGCCTGATTCTCAAGGATCGCAGTCCTTGGAAGGTGCGGTCAGTACCCTTTGACGCTTTCATCAGCTTCGGCTTGGGCATTGGCCTTCTGGTCACTTACTTCAGCATTCAGCTGCTTCTGTGA
- a CDS encoding NAD-dependent succinate-semialdehyde dehydrogenase: protein MTYQTVNPFNNQLIKTYPDATDDDLENALARGHDLYKTWRKQEGPGDRPAQLRQVAKLFRQDEDALATNMTRDMGKLVGEARAEVELCADIADYFADQAEELLAPVPLDNPAGKAYYVKQATGVLVMVEPWNFPYYQIMRVFAPNFILGNPMILKHASNVPSSAVAFEETVTKAGAPEGSLTNLFINYDQVDRAIADPRVSGVALTGSERGGASVAKSAGAHLKKSSMELGGNDAFIILDDADWNALKQVAPGARLMNAGQVCCASKRFIVMEDRYDDFVSLMVDAFSHMVLGDPNNPDTTLAPMCTVSARDNLAKQVDRAVAAGAKVACGSKPYDSPGAFFTPTILTDIDRDNPAYDQEMFGPVATIYKVASEDEAVDLANDSSYGLGGVIFSQDSDHADALASRIETGMTFINGSWVTMPELPFGGVKNSGYGRELYSLGFDTFANEHLIFQHNN from the coding sequence GTGACCTATCAGACAGTCAATCCTTTTAACAACCAACTGATCAAGACCTATCCAGATGCCACCGACGACGACCTGGAGAACGCACTGGCCCGCGGCCATGACCTCTACAAGACCTGGCGCAAGCAGGAGGGCCCCGGCGACCGTCCAGCGCAACTGCGCCAGGTGGCCAAGCTCTTTCGCCAGGATGAAGACGCCCTGGCAACCAACATGACCAGGGACATGGGCAAGCTGGTGGGTGAGGCTCGTGCCGAGGTGGAGCTGTGCGCGGACATCGCAGACTACTTCGCCGACCAGGCCGAGGAGCTGCTGGCTCCCGTCCCCCTGGACAACCCTGCTGGCAAAGCCTACTATGTCAAGCAGGCCACCGGCGTCCTGGTCATGGTTGAGCCCTGGAACTTCCCCTACTACCAGATCATGCGCGTGTTTGCCCCCAACTTCATTCTGGGCAACCCCATGATCCTCAAGCATGCCTCCAACGTGCCTAGCTCGGCTGTGGCTTTCGAAGAGACCGTGACCAAGGCAGGAGCCCCCGAGGGCAGCCTGACCAACCTCTTCATCAACTATGACCAGGTGGACCGTGCCATCGCCGATCCGCGTGTCTCTGGCGTGGCTCTGACCGGGTCGGAGCGCGGCGGCGCCTCCGTGGCCAAGTCGGCCGGCGCCCACCTGAAGAAGTCCTCCATGGAGCTGGGCGGCAACGACGCCTTCATCATCCTGGATGATGCTGATTGGAATGCCCTCAAGCAAGTGGCACCCGGGGCCAGGCTCATGAATGCCGGACAGGTCTGCTGTGCCTCCAAGCGCTTCATCGTCATGGAGGACCGTTACGACGACTTCGTTTCGCTCATGGTCGACGCCTTCTCGCATATGGTTCTGGGTGATCCCAACAACCCCGACACCACGCTGGCCCCCATGTGCACGGTTTCGGCGCGTGACAATCTGGCTAAGCAGGTCGACCGGGCCGTGGCAGCCGGAGCCAAGGTCGCCTGCGGCAGCAAGCCCTATGATTCGCCTGGGGCCTTTTTCACCCCCACTATCCTGACGGACATCGACCGTGACAACCCTGCCTATGACCAGGAGATGTTCGGTCCTGTGGCCACCATCTACAAGGTGGCCAGCGAGGACGAGGCCGTGGATCTGGCCAATGACTCTAGCTACGGCCTGGGCGGCGTAATCTTCTCCCAAGACTCCGACCACGCTGATGCCCTGGCCAGTCGCATCGAAACCGGCATGACCTTCATCAATGGCAGTTGGGTGACCATGCCTGAGCTGCCTTTCGGCGGCGTCAAGAACTCCGGCTATGGCCGCGAGCTCTACAGCCTGGGCTTCGACACCTTCGCCAACGAGCATCTGATCTTCCAACACAACAACTGA
- the purH gene encoding bifunctional phosphoribosylaminoimidazolecarboxamide formyltransferase/IMP cyclohydrolase: MVTTNRTINRALVSVYHKQGLEALASAFRQAGTEVVSTGSTAKTLQDLGVQVTPVEKVTGFPESLDGRVKTLDPHIHAGLLADMTDPDHAQQLKDLGIAPFDLVVVNLYPFEQTVLEDADADQCLERIDIGGPAMIRAAAKNHASVAVITDPDDYALAAERTASGTGFSLAERGRLAAKAFAVTASYDAAIAEWTARTWVGNKQDKADDPGPAQALTRTWRLASQLRYGENPHQKAALYLDPLDRDGFAAAEHLRGAKEMSYNNYVDADAAWRSVWDFADLPAVAVVKHSNPCGLAVGADIAQAHRRAHACDPMSAYGGVIAANRTVTLTMAQQIKPVFTEVIVAPGYEPEALDLLRTKKNLRILSVERRPRPRPVIRPIDGGALVQTPDLIDAPGDDPSTWRLVSGNPADQVTMDDLTFAWRAIRSVKSNAVLLAKQGATVGIGMGQVNRVDSSHLAVERANTLDEGRKRAEGSVAASDAFFPFADGLEYLIQAGIKAVVQPGGSIRDPEVIKAAQDADLTMYLTGTRHFFH; the protein is encoded by the coding sequence ATGGTCACCACGAATCGAACCATCAACCGAGCGCTTGTCTCGGTCTACCACAAGCAGGGCCTTGAGGCCTTGGCATCGGCCTTCCGGCAGGCAGGCACCGAGGTCGTCTCCACCGGCAGTACGGCCAAAACACTGCAGGATCTGGGTGTCCAGGTCACTCCGGTGGAAAAGGTCACCGGTTTTCCCGAGAGCCTTGACGGCCGGGTCAAGACCCTGGATCCACACATCCACGCCGGGCTGCTGGCCGACATGACCGACCCTGACCATGCCCAGCAACTCAAGGATCTCGGCATAGCCCCCTTCGACCTCGTGGTGGTCAACCTCTACCCCTTTGAACAGACCGTCCTTGAGGACGCCGATGCTGATCAGTGCCTGGAACGCATCGACATCGGCGGACCCGCCATGATCCGGGCCGCTGCCAAGAACCACGCTAGCGTGGCTGTGATCACCGACCCGGACGACTATGCCCTGGCCGCCGAGCGCACCGCTTCCGGCACCGGTTTCAGCCTGGCTGAGCGCGGACGTCTGGCTGCCAAAGCCTTCGCGGTGACCGCCTCCTATGACGCGGCCATCGCCGAGTGGACAGCGCGCACATGGGTTGGCAACAAGCAGGACAAAGCTGACGATCCGGGCCCAGCTCAGGCGTTGACTCGCACCTGGCGCCTGGCCAGCCAGCTGCGCTACGGGGAGAACCCCCACCAAAAGGCAGCCCTCTACCTGGATCCGCTGGACCGGGACGGCTTCGCCGCGGCAGAGCACCTAAGGGGAGCCAAGGAAATGAGCTACAACAACTATGTGGATGCGGACGCGGCTTGGCGGTCGGTATGGGACTTTGCCGATCTGCCCGCGGTGGCCGTGGTCAAGCATTCCAACCCCTGCGGTCTGGCCGTAGGGGCGGACATCGCCCAGGCCCACCGCCGCGCCCATGCCTGCGACCCCATGAGCGCCTATGGCGGGGTCATCGCCGCCAACCGCACGGTCACCCTGACCATGGCCCAGCAGATCAAGCCGGTCTTTACCGAGGTGATCGTGGCACCAGGCTATGAGCCGGAGGCCCTGGACCTGCTACGAACCAAGAAGAACCTGCGCATCCTCTCTGTGGAACGCCGTCCACGTCCTCGTCCGGTCATCCGTCCCATCGACGGGGGAGCCCTGGTGCAGACACCCGACCTGATCGACGCCCCGGGAGACGACCCGTCCACCTGGCGTCTGGTCTCCGGAAACCCCGCCGACCAGGTGACCATGGATGATCTCACCTTTGCCTGGCGGGCTATCCGCTCGGTCAAGTCCAACGCCGTGCTCCTGGCCAAGCAGGGAGCTACCGTGGGTATCGGCATGGGCCAGGTCAACAGGGTGGACTCCAGCCACCTGGCGGTCGAGAGGGCCAATACCCTGGATGAGGGCCGTAAGCGCGCCGAGGGCTCAGTGGCCGCGTCCGACGCCTTCTTCCCCTTCGCAGATGGTCTGGAGTACCTGATCCAGGCTGGCATCAAGGCCGTGGTGCAGCCAGGAGGATCCATCCGCGATCCCGAGGTGATCAAGGCCGCCCAGGATGCCGATCTGACCATGTACCTGACAGGAACCCGCCACTTCTTCCACTGA
- a CDS encoding DUF6350 family protein, with protein MTDRVKAWLRGALEAFLAILIYTVALGACMALLLLMISIEEGGPSLSMATVALTETITLLTQGCGFTAGALTLTIIPLLLTGLLIWVIRTLVGRMGMSVGGCIAGLVVWMLCSLILMQGSQTIQADTSPVILLRTSLVFLLGYGWAWARSEPFRQAFAKRIKEALPIQVRRTIRLGLTAGLMLLAAMLAAGLIALIVWIALYHADVGRLFKLTRMGTASAVTTSLASLAWLPNLIIWAASWLFGDGFKIGQLATFTLWSGHASSLPSLPIFGLFPEPVSRQEVRMLLLNLPLLFGVVAGVLLLTGPWGVRILAAVRQAGLRSRDTAVCFLMATLAMVLVWLVTLLGLALLFQLSNGALGRQRLAGVGVPIASSVRMIGTSLGVGLLGVWLLSLVIAALAIIKDALINYLRQAVDKKTSAKAENEEKHNQSRLQVGKEPKATDRADTPRQVSSTRRPGK; from the coding sequence ATGACCGACAGGGTGAAAGCATGGCTCCGGGGAGCCCTAGAGGCCTTTCTAGCCATACTCATTTACACCGTCGCCCTCGGTGCCTGCATGGCACTGCTCCTGCTCATGATTTCCATTGAGGAGGGCGGGCCATCACTGTCCATGGCCACCGTGGCCCTGACAGAAACCATCACCCTGCTCACCCAAGGCTGTGGATTCACAGCCGGAGCCCTGACCCTAACCATCATCCCGCTGCTGCTGACTGGCCTGCTGATATGGGTGATCCGCACCCTGGTCGGCCGCATGGGCATGTCCGTCGGCGGCTGCATCGCCGGCCTGGTCGTCTGGATGCTGTGCAGCCTCATCCTCATGCAAGGCAGCCAGACCATCCAGGCGGACACCTCCCCGGTCATTCTTTTGCGGACCAGCCTGGTTTTCCTGTTGGGTTATGGCTGGGCCTGGGCCCGCTCTGAACCATTCCGACAGGCTTTTGCCAAACGAATCAAAGAGGCTCTGCCAATCCAGGTCCGCAGGACCATTCGGCTCGGGCTCACGGCCGGTTTGATGCTCCTGGCTGCCATGCTGGCCGCAGGCTTGATCGCCCTGATTGTCTGGATCGCCCTCTATCACGCAGACGTGGGCCGCCTGTTCAAACTGACGCGTATGGGCACTGCCTCGGCTGTAACGACTAGCCTGGCGTCCCTGGCATGGCTGCCCAATCTGATTATCTGGGCTGCCTCCTGGCTCTTCGGGGACGGTTTCAAGATAGGCCAGCTGGCCACCTTCACCCTCTGGTCCGGCCACGCCTCAAGTCTACCCTCTCTGCCAATCTTTGGGCTTTTCCCAGAGCCGGTCTCCAGGCAGGAGGTTCGCATGCTCCTGCTCAACCTACCCCTGCTGTTCGGCGTAGTCGCAGGTGTTCTCTTGCTGACGGGGCCTTGGGGGGTCAGAATACTCGCTGCCGTGCGACAAGCAGGACTGAGATCCCGAGATACAGCAGTCTGCTTCCTTATGGCAACCCTGGCCATGGTCCTGGTCTGGCTGGTCACCCTGCTTGGACTTGCCCTGCTTTTCCAGCTATCCAACGGGGCCTTGGGCCGTCAGCGACTGGCCGGGGTGGGCGTGCCCATAGCCTCCTCCGTGCGCATGATCGGGACCTCCCTGGGGGTCGGCCTGCTGGGAGTATGGTTGCTGTCCCTTGTCATTGCTGCGCTGGCCATCATCAAGGACGCTCTGATCAACTATTTGCGCCAGGCAGTTGACAAAAAAACTTCCGCCAAGGCGGAGAACGAGGAAAAACACAACCAATCACGCCTGCAGGTGGGAAAGGAGCCCAAGGCAACCGACCGAGCAGACACACCACGACAGGTTTCGTCCACCCGCAGACCAGGCAAGTAG
- the sucD gene encoding succinate--CoA ligase subunit alpha: MTLFIEDAAPVMVQGMTGHQGMVHTARMMAAGTNILAGVNARKAGTTVDFDGPDGQARHVPVYADCAAARQATGARTSVVFVPPRFAKDAMVEAIEAGITLIVVVTEGIPVADTAYCVALASERGCRIVGPNCPGLMTMSDRPNGVGVDLGIIPQGIAGRGPLGLVSKSGTLTYQLMGELSSIGFTACLGIGGDPIVGTTMLEALHAFNRDPETKACIMIGEIGGSAEQEAAHWASTHMTKPIVAYIAGFTAPEGKQMGHAGAIISGGKGTAADKKEMLESVGIKVGTTPGETARLTRDLLREHAII; the protein is encoded by the coding sequence ATGACCCTCTTCATCGAAGACGCCGCCCCCGTCATGGTCCAGGGCATGACCGGTCACCAGGGCATGGTCCACACGGCCCGCATGATGGCGGCCGGCACCAATATCCTGGCTGGGGTCAATGCCCGCAAGGCTGGAACGACAGTTGACTTCGACGGTCCGGACGGCCAGGCACGGCATGTACCCGTATACGCCGACTGTGCAGCCGCCCGTCAGGCGACCGGGGCTCGTACCTCCGTGGTCTTCGTTCCGCCCAGATTCGCCAAAGATGCCATGGTCGAGGCCATCGAGGCCGGCATCACACTGATCGTGGTCGTCACCGAAGGCATTCCCGTGGCCGATACCGCCTACTGCGTGGCCCTGGCCAGTGAACGCGGCTGCCGCATCGTAGGCCCCAACTGCCCGGGGCTGATGACCATGTCCGACCGGCCCAACGGCGTCGGTGTGGATCTGGGCATCATCCCGCAGGGCATCGCCGGTCGAGGCCCGCTGGGACTGGTTTCCAAGTCCGGCACCTTGACCTATCAGCTCATGGGGGAGCTGTCCTCCATCGGCTTCACCGCCTGCCTGGGCATCGGCGGCGACCCCATTGTGGGCACCACCATGCTGGAGGCTCTGCATGCTTTCAACCGCGATCCTGAAACCAAGGCTTGCATCATGATCGGCGAGATAGGCGGCTCGGCCGAACAGGAGGCCGCCCACTGGGCCTCCACCCACATGACCAAGCCCATCGTGGCCTATATCGCCGGCTTCACCGCACCCGAGGGCAAGCAGATGGGCCACGCCGGAGCCATCATCTCGGGCGGCAAGGGCACGGCTGCAGACAAGAAGGAAATGCTCGAGTCCGTCGGCATCAAGGTGGGCACCACACCGGGCGAAACTGCCCGGTTGACCCGCGACCTGCTGCGGGAGCATGCCATCATATGA
- the sucC gene encoding ADP-forming succinate--CoA ligase subunit beta, whose protein sequence is MDLYEYQARQLLAEHGISQPRAVYASTAKEAGQAADVIGYPCMIKGQATIGHRGQAGAVKRAENHEQAVALAEAILPMNIDGHPVSGILVTEARNILHEYYLSISVDRTSRDYDVLATASGGTEVETIAREHPESVRRLHIGPLEDFDRQAARTMAERIGFYHADLEQATQILLGMWHTFQDSDATLVEINPLAKVGDPDDEATKHLDALDAKISLDGNAAFRHDGWKRFADPAQVDPLEAKAKAAGLHYVHLNGQVGVIGNGAGLVMSSLDAVAGSGRRQDVRIGPANFLDIGGGASPEVMRSSLDVVLSDPQVRSVMVNVYGGITSCQQVAQGILSAVNAAGEQDQDDERPIVVRFDGNEAAEGLNLLAKAQQPRLRVARTMEEAADQAVALADQAGKETGR, encoded by the coding sequence ATGGATTTGTACGAATACCAGGCCAGGCAGCTGCTCGCTGAGCATGGGATCTCCCAGCCCAGGGCCGTCTATGCCTCAACTGCAAAAGAGGCCGGCCAGGCAGCCGACGTTATCGGCTACCCCTGCATGATCAAGGGCCAGGCCACCATCGGTCACAGGGGACAGGCGGGAGCCGTCAAACGAGCCGAGAATCACGAGCAGGCTGTGGCCTTGGCCGAGGCCATCCTGCCCATGAACATCGACGGCCATCCGGTCAGTGGAATCCTGGTAACCGAAGCCCGCAACATCCTGCACGAGTACTACCTGTCCATCTCAGTGGACCGCACCTCCCGGGACTATGACGTCCTGGCCACAGCCAGCGGCGGCACCGAGGTGGAGACCATCGCCCGCGAGCACCCCGAATCAGTCCGGCGCCTGCACATCGGCCCGTTGGAGGATTTCGACAGGCAGGCTGCCCGCACCATGGCCGAGCGCATCGGCTTCTACCATGCGGATCTGGAGCAGGCTACGCAGATACTTCTAGGCATGTGGCACACCTTCCAGGACAGCGACGCGACCCTGGTCGAGATTAACCCTCTGGCCAAGGTGGGCGACCCGGATGACGAGGCCACCAAGCACCTGGACGCCCTCGATGCCAAAATCTCCCTGGACGGAAATGCGGCCTTCCGGCACGACGGCTGGAAGAGGTTCGCAGACCCGGCGCAGGTCGACCCCCTGGAAGCCAAAGCCAAAGCTGCAGGCCTGCACTACGTCCATCTGAACGGCCAGGTGGGCGTCATCGGCAACGGCGCAGGACTGGTCATGAGTTCCCTGGATGCGGTCGCCGGGTCAGGACGCCGACAGGACGTTCGTATTGGACCCGCAAACTTCCTCGACATTGGCGGCGGCGCCTCGCCTGAGGTCATGCGCAGCAGCCTGGACGTGGTCCTCTCTGACCCTCAGGTCCGTTCGGTAATGGTCAATGTCTATGGAGGCATCACCTCCTGCCAGCAGGTGGCCCAGGGCATCCTGTCCGCCGTAAACGCTGCGGGCGAGCAGGATCAGGACGACGAGCGACCCATCGTGGTCCGATTCGACGGAAATGAGGCTGCCGAGGGACTGAACCTCCTGGCCAAGGCCCAGCAACCTAGGCTCAGGGTGGCCCGCACCATGGAGGAGGCGGCAGACCAGGCTGTGGCCCTGGCCGATCAAGCAGGAAAGGAGACGGGACGATGA
- a CDS encoding adenine phosphoribosyltransferase — MAQSDDIKVGELEQVGDDDAAYLISLIRTIPDFPKKGILFRDFIPAMSDPRGLSIILDAMKRTLPVKPEDFDLVAGLEARGFLIGPQLACDLGKGFLPMRKAGKLPEPTYSQEYALEYGSARIEIEQGSLRPGQRALIVDDLIATGGSAQAAARLVEQAGGQVAGFSFVMELNGLDGRKALGAYPVSCLMNMPA, encoded by the coding sequence ATGGCTCAATCGGACGATATCAAGGTTGGAGAACTTGAGCAGGTGGGCGATGATGACGCCGCTTATCTGATCTCATTGATCCGTACCATTCCGGACTTTCCCAAGAAGGGGATCCTTTTCAGGGACTTCATTCCCGCCATGTCGGATCCCAGAGGATTGTCCATCATCCTCGATGCCATGAAACGCACTCTGCCCGTCAAGCCAGAGGACTTCGATCTGGTAGCCGGGCTTGAGGCGCGCGGCTTTCTGATCGGCCCCCAGCTGGCCTGCGATCTAGGCAAGGGCTTCCTGCCCATGCGCAAGGCCGGCAAGCTCCCTGAGCCCACCTACAGCCAGGAATACGCCCTTGAATACGGCAGCGCCCGTATCGAAATCGAGCAGGGCTCGCTGCGCCCTGGCCAGCGAGCCCTGATTGTTGACGACCTGATCGCCACCGGCGGTTCCGCCCAGGCAGCGGCACGTCTGGTGGAGCAGGCTGGAGGCCAAGTGGCTGGTTTCAGCTTCGTTATGGAACTCAACGGTCTGGACGGTCGCAAGGCCCTGGGCGCCTACCCGGTCAGCTGCCTGATGAACATGCCCGCCTGA
- a CDS encoding preprotein translocase subunit YajC: MGSMLFMIVIIALMIAMMWGSSRKSKQQQAAVQDFRQSLQPGDEVATTTGLLGKVVSVDLEKEQVVIDSEGSQSRWRIQAITKPPIVPAYIHDDEVDENGNPLPTQVEGQSEDADAPAEVTDAEDDDNADGEDTAADNTAAQSFAASEGKESAEQEPKSEAESKSEPEDESDRAKNAEKPDDADESDASKDPDPSKESVASEASDSASAKS, from the coding sequence ATGGGATCCATGCTTTTCATGATCGTCATCATTGCCCTGATGATCGCCATGATGTGGGGAAGCTCCCGGAAGAGCAAGCAACAGCAGGCCGCCGTCCAGGACTTCCGCCAGTCCCTGCAGCCCGGTGACGAGGTAGCCACCACAACCGGTCTTCTGGGCAAGGTCGTCTCCGTTGATTTGGAGAAGGAGCAGGTAGTCATCGACTCCGAGGGTTCGCAGTCCCGCTGGCGCATTCAGGCCATCACCAAGCCGCCCATCGTCCCGGCCTACATCCACGATGACGAGGTTGACGAAAACGGCAACCCCCTGCCCACGCAGGTGGAGGGCCAGTCCGAAGATGCGGATGCCCCCGCCGAGGTCACTGACGCTGAAGACGATGATAATGCCGATGGTGAAGACACCGCCGCCGACAATACGGCCGCACAGAGCTTTGCCGCCTCAGAGGGCAAGGAATCCGCCGAGCAAGAGCCCAAGAGTGAGGCCGAATCCAAGTCGGAGCCTGAAGACGAATCGGACAGGGCCAAGAATGCTGAGAAGCCAGATGACGCTGACGAATCGGATGCGTCCAAGGATCCTGACCCCTCTAAAGAGTCCGTTGCCTCCGAGGCTTCGGATTCGGCTTCCGCCAAGTCCTGA